actgtttcattaaagttgtgtagtttagtttccaacccataagtctctctcccttattctctctcctttctctatcaaggagagagagattaatagagagcgtttgttattcggtttaattgccgggccagtaTTAAACCGTGACACAAGGACATATACATCATCATTTTTATCTGCCACGGaacacacctttttttcctttttaacgTATCACAAAAAAGAAGTAATATCTGTCCAGCTGTAACttacttttttcatttcaagtcaGTGTAAGTCTATGCCCACTTATTActtaatacagaattttttcaaaaatttcagCTGAACAAGTGAATAACTTATACATTGTAGTTTTTTAGGTTGATTCAGTGTGTTACTACAATACACAAGGCCTGCTTTCTCAGACATTTGTACAGTTATTTAACCCATACTTCAAGCAACTGAACAATTCTGTTGCagacaaacacaaaaagcagtTGATACCTTGTTGTATAACTATAGAGTCCAGCCtcagttttatttcagctctttctACAATCCTCTCTTCAACAGTATTATCAGTGATAAGGCGAAACACCCGGACTGGTTTCTTTTGACCAATACGATGAGCACGATCCTGACAAACACAAATCAATGTTGTTCAGCAACAAAAACTCACAGGCAATTGACAGTTAGCTTGCAGAAATAGCAGACAGAAACTAGCATAGATTTCTTGGTTCCTTGCTTATTCAaggacacagaaataaataaaaccagtaaaGTAATATTTGTCGATACCTGGCTATCACACCTTCTAAGTGTGGGTCGTTCTGTAGCAATAAATTGATTATTCTGTAGCAATAAATGAGTGTATGTCTGCAACTGGGAAGTGGAGACACAACAGTGCACACATACAGACAGCTGCACTGCTTTCAAACAGATTCTCTCACTTGACATAGGTACTGAAACCTTGGCATCCCTGGCTTGAGCTTATTAATTGCACGAACAAAATCCatgcagccacagcttcagTACTGAGCTACCTGAGAGCATCAAGATGCAGCTCATGTGCACAGCAAATGAGGCTATATCTGTAACAAAACTGGTGTTTATTCTCTCtggaaaacagattaaaatactattttgtccccttaaattaaaaaaaaataaataaatgactgGCTTTGAGCTCTCAGTACCATGaagccacacctcgagtactgtgtccagttctgggcccctcagctcaggaaggatatcgaggtgctggagcaggtccaaaggagggcaaccaggctggtgaagggactcgagcacagaccctatgaggagaggctgagggagctgggggtgttcagcctggagaagaggaggctcaggggagacctcatcactctctacaactccctgaaaggaggttggagccagggggggttgggctcttttcccaggcaactctcagcaagacaagagggcagggtctcaagttgtgccaggggaggtttaggttggatattagaaagaatttctttagagagagggtgatcaggcattggaatgggctgcccagggaagcagtggattctccatccctggagatctttcaaaagagcctggatgtggcactcagtgccatgggctgggaactgcagcgggagtggggttggacttgatgatctctgaggtcccttccaacccaggcaattctgtgattctgttatttTCTAAGTGTCCTTTAAAACATTTAAGTTGTCCCATCTTAAATCCTCCTGTATAATATTAAATCCTACTAAAACTCACAAATCAGTTTCCAGGAAGTCAGTCTATTATTGGTAGTCAGTATGCATATGGAAAGGATGAGTTATTCACAGTAAATATTTGATGTTACTTAAGGGCATCTGAAATACAAActacacaaaaccaaaacacaaaccaaagcaaaaataccCATGCTCTCAATCATGCAAGGATCATGTGATTTTTATTCCATAGGAAACAATAGATTTGATGTTCagcattcagaaagaaaagataatagTAAGTTCAACACAAAGATAAGGGTGGTTATTCACCACCAAATGACTGTACATTGATGTGAAAAGAAGCTGGGCTGCAAAAACAAAAGATTCCCAAAATAGAGGAATTTAAAGCTGCaggtttttaattctttgtgaTTATTTTGGAAACAGAGCTCTGCTACAACTTTACTGTTGTCTTCTAGACAAACAATTCTATAGATAAACAATATTGATACAGTATTTTGACAGAGAAATGTTATTCTATTATGAAATAATTAAGACAGAATTACAGAGAAAATTCTGCATTGTCTTCCACAAGTCTCTTCATGCCCTTTTAACTCAATTCCTTACAAAATtgtaagaaaaatgcaaaaattaaatacaaaaagtaaagaaaaataaaaaagtggaAGTTTTGAAAACACATGAACAACATTTTAACAAATCAGTGTGTGCTGGGTTAACTCACCATGGCCTGCAGATCTACTTGAGGGTTCCAATCTGAATCATAGAGAATAACCACATCAGCAGTTGCCAAATTAATTCCAAGACCTCCAGCTCTGGTACTCAGCATGAAAATGAATTTACTGCTGTTGGGAGCATTAAATGTGTCTATTGCttcctaaaagaaaacaaatgtacCATTAAAGGATCTGTTTCCATATAACCTTCAAATGTTGGTGGCTTTTCAATGTTACTTTCAAATTTACAGAGTTTTCACaccaaaaccaattttttttacagaagcaaGAAACTGCAGGTTTACACAAGTGGAAAGATTTGAGTCCACAAAAATCTCCACTTGTCATTTAGTTGATGAACTAGTGAAACCTACCTTACTGTAGacttttatcagaaaaaaaaaaaaaaaaaccaacaccacaCTTAGCAGCCTTTTTTAAGTCTATCATTTTTGCTTTGCCTTAAACAATGATGTAACTATGTGAATGTACATGTAAATGATAATGTCTTCATAATCTACTATGTAAAACAAAGGCATTCCCTGTTTTATAAACAACTTTCTCACCTCTCTTTCTTCATGTGGTGTCTGTCCATCAAGTCTGCAGTACTCGTATCCACGCCACATGCAATAGTCTTCCAAAATATCCAGCAAGCGAGTCATCTGACTGAAAAGCAACACTCTGGAACCTGACAGACAACACAGAAGCTTTGTCATtgttttttgtcctgttttgttttgatattAATCTTATCACAGAGCCTATTATACAGCATGAGTAAGAAAACATGTGAAATACTCTTTGCTATGCCTAAACTTACTCAAGGAAGTGTTTCTTCTGAAGTTACTTTTCTGGTATTGATTTAACTTCTCTTCAAGAGAagttatttaataatttatacaGAAGAAATATGCagctgaagaaacagaacacTGAAAATCATGGGAAGATAATCAGCTGACAGCTGATGAGCACAAACAAATCCTCACAGAAATTTTCTTAAACACAGCAGAAGGGAGGCTCTGCCCTTTCTTTCCACCTGCTTTTCCATATTACTAATCTTCTTCATCATTCCTATACAACTTCCACGTGTTAAGATCTTACAGAAGAACGATTTTCAACAAAAACCTCACTGAACACAATGAATGCATTCActgaagaaaagacaagaatGAAGCCATGCGATTTCTGAGAGGTCATTTCACTTAAAACACTCAGACCACTTCTGTCTGTAAACTGCACTCACCTTGCTCTCGAAGTTTTGCCAGCAGTTTATCCAGAACTAACATTTTACCACTGTTGGTGATGAGATGTGTGTCAGTGGTGTAAGGAGGGCCTGGCTCAGCACCATCAAACAGGTAAGGATGGTTACAGCACTTCCGCAGCTGCATCAGGATGTTCAGCAGACGCATCTTGTCCATCTTCCCAGCTGAATTCAGGATATCAATATCTTTCATCAGGATCCTCGTATACCTGAGGTTTCACAGGGAATTTTTAACAACTCTCAGTCTTTCTGTAATATTTGAAACATGCACTAAACCCTACAATACCCAAATTACTTATTTCTGGATATGGGAGTTTGCTTTGTTTACATAAGAACATAAATTATTCCCAAACTTGGCAAAAACATCTGGCTGATAATAAGGATTTATAAGTCCATACCTAAACACAAAAGGCAATTTGTGAGTGACAAGGATCTGTCATTTACTGGGTTATCTCCCAGTTCCATTTCAGGAGTTGGAAGATGATTAAAGACAACATTTATTTGATTGAAGCTGCTACACTGACCTGGTTCCTTTTCTCTCATCTCTTGTGGGTATGTAGAGCCgcaaggttttattttcatttgactGCTGCATACATACTTGGATCAAACAAGGAAACTCACAAGGCCTatgttatttcaaataaaactaAGGAAGAACAAGAAATTTCTACTTTCTTCCTCCCAactctttttatttcccttcctgaGCTCTTTTGTAATTtgtacagtttaaaaaaaaaaaacaaaaaaaaaaagagccctaAAGACAGCTATTAATAGGCTTCTCCATCTGGCTTAACATGCcactacaagaaagaaaaaaaattaaaaatcattggGAAGACTTGTAGTGTtctttattggaaaaaaaatgtttgatgtAAATAACTCACCATTCCCTCTGCATTTTGCTGAGCCCAAGATAAATTTTTACTTCCTTCTTTGGAGGCAAACTCTTTTCTACTTCAGCTTTTATGCGACGTAATAAAAATGGCTTCAAAACCTACACAAATTAAAGGGTTTTTCCACAgctaaaattaataaaattgattaccttaaatataaaattaacaaATTCAATTATCTGTTATTTATTCAGAATAATCAATATCTATTGCTGCCATGGTGACTCCTTCAACAAAATTCTGCTGAAGTTGTGCACTTATAGGCAAAGCTCACACATAAATATGCAACACTACATAAAGGCTGCCATACTCATCCCAGTTGTTATTCTAAGCAAAGGCCAAACATTTATAATCCAAATGGATtataaaatccatttattttcttttagcagCTCCATTTCCACCATAGCAGCATACACAAAATACAGCAGCATTCCAAGGATAAGCAATCTATGTTGATTTCCTTACCACTTGTTTTGTTACTGCATgatgaaaaacatttcatgCACAATAAAACAAAGGCAAGGGCATACTTTTATTCAGACTAGCAAGACATGAGGATCAGAATATGATTCACAGTAATAAATGGTTCCAAAAAGACctcaaaattcttcatttttacaattttatgtacagattttttttgtctgcttcaaAGAGTATTGTTACAAAAAGCACTATCTTTAAGTTCCAATATGTAATTCATGATAGTTCTGCTGGGCATTTCTGTAACTAAATACCTCGTTCATCTTCAGTCATGATGAAGGGCAAAATGCAGAGTTTTATGCTGATGACACATGATGGAAGTTTTAATTACTTACAGCATGAAGTCTTTCCACAAGTTTCTGATCACCAAGACAATTTTTTGTGTCAAACCATGAGTCGAAATCCTGTGGTAAGAAACAGCACAATTAGCATGAACAGTTTATCATCTGTAGATTTAACAGACACATATTGACTCTATCACCCTAGCTGAGAGTGGGACCAATCTTGAGCCTTCATAAATCAAAAAACTTTctagaagtgaagaaaaaaaaaaaagttagtaaTTCTgtggcagctccccagcacaTTGTACTGAGTCAGTCAGATTGCTCCACAGACAAAATACTATTACTCTGCTTAGCTTACAATGGTATCCCATGCTCAACACTGCAGCTTCCAAGTTCTTCCACTCAGTGCTTGCATAATAATGGGGCAAGAGGGTAAAATGATACCAGAATCATTAAGTAAAAACACAAATAAgcaatataataaaatattaacagtaAAAGGGGAGAAAGATTACTcaaattctaaagaaaaaaagcttatgCCTATTTGGGTGCTTCACATTCTTTATTCTGCATTGCTTTCCAAAAAGTTGTTCCACTTTGCATAGTTCTTGAACTATTTTAAGTACTACATTTGCTATTTGCACTAAACAGGTAGAGCAAAAAAAAGTAGTACTCTACATTTAAGTAAGCCACTGCCTAAGAGCTTCTACTCAGTCCATGTCTGGGAATCAAACTAGCAAGAACAAAACTGCACTTCCAAACTTCAACTTACATCAGCAGAATTGAAGACATCAGGTAAAAGAAAATTGAGTAATGCCCAGAGCTCATGGAGGTTATTCTGTAAAGGAGTTCCTGTGAGCAGCAATCGATTTGTTGTCTTGAACTCACGTACAATCTCTGACAGCTAGAAACACAACAAACAGTTATCAGGTACATTTAAGTAGAATGACTATTCATCAGTTTCTGACCTGAAACAGTGTCAGCTAAATTTAAAGACAGTGAACTACCAATGGAATTCTTATTTGCCACCCAATAGCTTATGACTTGTAGTTTAAAAAGCACATAAACTTAAAATCTACTAAAATCAAATGGACTTTTGTGTCAAAGTATCTTCAAAGTATTAGATAATTTTGAGTTTACCTTAGACTTCTCATTCTTTATTCTGTGGGCTTCATCAATTACCAGGTACCTCCAGTTAAACTTTTTGAAGACAGATTTCTCTTTAATTACCATTTCATATGATGTAACACAAACATCCCATTCACCAGGCATCATGACATCACGGATAAAAGCAGCCTGAAGCAGAACAATTGAGGTAACAAATGTTTATAATTATGCACAATGTATATGGAATTCAGTGAAACTTCTCTCCCCACACATTACTGATGTACTGATGATGCAAAAGACAACTCTGAAATATCTTTTCAGTAACTGAAAGCTACTGTAACAAAAGCCTTCAATCCTTTGTACTTTAAGCATAGACAGATCATCAGTTCAGgttaagcaaaacaaaattttctctCACTCAAAATGAAGTATTAactcctaatttttttcctgttttagaTCCAGGACAcactaccaaaaaggaaaaagccctTTAAACTAATTGGTCTAAAGATACAATCCACAAAAAAGTTTCTTATAACAATTTAGGTAGCCAGGTACCACCTTCTCTCTTCCCTAAACATCTTCCTCATCTGTCCCATCTCTGTTTTCTAAGGAGCACACATCTAGCCATATAAATCCTTTCACATGAAAGAGTATCTCCCTATGGAAAAGCATAGAGTCTCTATAAGCTTATTAAGGCACATTTTCAATGCTAACATAGTTACAGATTACTAAAAAATACTGACACTTAGGAAGGAAGGAGAATTCCAAACACCCAAATGTTAGTTTTGACAAATAATACATACATCTTTGCAATGCAGAACACTTACTCTGGCATCTTTGTCTCCAATAAGACAAACAGCACGTAAGGATGGAACCCAGCGCTTGAATTCATTCATCCAGTTGTGCAAAGTTGACTTTGGAACCAGGACCATGTGTGGCCCAGGAATGTTTCGGTAATGCTTCAGGTAGCCTAATAATGCTATTGTTTGCAGAGTCTTACCAAGCCCCTGCATTGAcaaaaagggaggggagagaaaccTGCTGAAATGAAACACCATAcagaaatggtttcaaacaTTTGCCAGCTGCACAATTCTGCCACTTGAATTGTTCAAAGCAAACTACACACTAAATGTCTGCCATGCAACTTTTTCTCGTTGCTTTACGATTCTATTTGTGAAAAATGTAACTCTCATAGAATGATGCATACTACTGCATATACATTAAATAGTACAGGCCTTTTATTGATGAATTTTGCTCAGTAATTACCATAAAAATTCCAAAAGATTACTGCTTACCATTTCATCTGCCAGAATGCCATTAACACCATTCTCATACAAtgagatcatccagttcaaaCCTCTAACCTGATAATCTCTTAGTGTTCCTCCTTTCACATCTGTAAATGTAAGATTCCTCTAAGTAGAAAAATACCAATTCGAAGCAGAACATTTTCATTGCAATCTGCTTATGTTTTAATTGCATGCAAGCAATCCAAAAATCTGTCAAGTCAATACTCACATGAAGGAGACTCCTCAAACCGAATACAGACATTGGatgttttcctgctctctgaCAGCAGCTCCTCATCTTCTTCTTGTTCAGTGCGCCTGTGACGGTAGCTGGAGAAGGAATCCAAGATCCATGTTTATATAAAATCATTTCAAAACACTGACAAATTATAGCAGAAACACTGATCTACAATATTGTATCCTACCAGCCTGAACAAAACCATATCCTGTTAATGTTATTCCTCATAGCTTGTTACAGCTTTAATTGGAAAGGCTGATATAAAGCCCTCTTCTCCAGAGGCACAATTATGACAGCAAGTAGCATATGAGTTTTTGAAGGAACTTTAATGAGCAACAAAGAAATACAAGACACTCATCAGTGGTGGCATTAGAATCAATTACTTGATAACTAAACCATTCAGAAGAATCACATTTTCtgataaaacacaaacaacactTAActtataaaatacaaaatgccaTTTTGTAAACGTTTCAACAAATGAGTTGCTTGCCATCACAAGACCCTGAAGCAACACGACATGCAGGCTATGTCTGCAGTACTGACTGGTACAGACAGACTGGTGGAGGAAGACAACTGGTGCTCAGGATGCAACATCCACATGGTCTTGTGTTAGCTTGGTCATCTTCACTACAAGCTGGAGCCCACCAGGTGCATTTCTGGAGTGCATTTTCTACTTTAGCATCATTCAAAAGAAATTCAATGCATGTCCTCCAAAATCACTCCACAATATGACCCAGAGCATGGTAAGTAACAAGGATCAGGGAATTTACTTTAAAAGTGCATTCCTGCTCCAGGGTGGTACTAATGTTGCTGGATCAGCATGCATACACCAAACACCTTTAAAGAAAGGATGATACACCATTAATAGGAGAACTTCTGTACTTTCTTAAAGCACTGTCCCAATGCTACTTACATAATAGAAATGTTAAAGTGCATAATTTGTTTGTATATGTATAATGtcagaattaaaaatgaaacctaCTCGCCAGCTGAAATCAAACActgcttttcatctttcttcatCCGTGGCCGTCCCAGCTTGACTTTCAATGGAGATGTTGGTGATTTTTGTGCTGCAGGCTGAATAAAATGTGCAAAAAGTTCTGTCTGCTTCAGAAGGAATTCAAATCTTTTTGCTCGATCTGTTTTCTGGGGAgagaataaaaacacatttatatCAAGAAAACTTACTGATGTCTTATCTTAAGAATCGAACTCAGACACTTGTGAGAACAACTCCTAAGAGGAAAGATTGTCTGCCTGCTGATCACCAGCTCAGAAGGGCACAAGCACCATGAAATAGCTCCTGAGCTGCTTCAGTACAGAGCTGAATTGCTTTAAAGCACTCAGAATGAACTTAACATGCAATGAATGATCTTGCCACACGAGGGCGATGCATTCCCTTTCATAGCGCATCACTTCCCAGCAAATAAACATCTTTGTAAAGATCTCCTGGAAAAGATTTTGCCTCTTAGAACAACTGAAATAACATTCTACTTCAGGTAGGATGTGCATTCACCGTGAATTACTATGAAACCAAGTTTAGTTATTTACTCAACACATTCTCAATGAACTGATGAGTTTTTCTGTGTCTAACAGCAGTATTTTTCCCTGGCTTCTGTGTCAGGGATTCTGTGTTCTGTGGATTCTGTGAATCCTTTCAGACTACTGTAATTTTCAGGCATCTGTTTAACACTGAAGCTTTTAAGACAGCAAGATATAGATACCAGCTTCAATCAAACTTATTACACGTGTGATACA
This genomic stretch from Calypte anna isolate BGI_N300 chromosome 4, bCalAnn1_v1.p, whole genome shotgun sequence harbors:
- the SMARCA1 gene encoding probable global transcription activator SNF2L1, whose product is MDPSPEPGSSGAASADAEAPSTSAAAASAQEPGAEEKKDPPFQLKLPPKAARPEKEVDPEYEEKMKTDRAKRFEFLLKQTELFAHFIQPAAQKSPTSPLKVKLGRPRMKKDEKQCLISAGDYRHRRTEQEEDEELLSESRKTSNVCIRFEESPSYVKGGTLRDYQVRGLNWMISLYENGVNGILADEMGLGKTLQTIALLGYLKHYRNIPGPHMVLVPKSTLHNWMNEFKRWVPSLRAVCLIGDKDARAAFIRDVMMPGEWDVCVTSYEMVIKEKSVFKKFNWRYLVIDEAHRIKNEKSKLSEIVREFKTTNRLLLTGTPLQNNLHELWALLNFLLPDVFNSADDFDSWFDTKNCLGDQKLVERLHAVLKPFLLRRIKAEVEKSLPPKKEVKIYLGLSKMQREWYTRILMKDIDILNSAGKMDKMRLLNILMQLRKCCNHPYLFDGAEPGPPYTTDTHLITNSGKMLVLDKLLAKLREQGSRVLLFSQMTRLLDILEDYCMWRGYEYCRLDGQTPHEEREEAIDTFNAPNSSKFIFMLSTRAGGLGINLATADVVILYDSDWNPQVDLQAMDRAHRIGQKKPVRVFRLITDNTVEERIVERAEIKLRLDSIVIQQGRLIDQQSNKLAKDEMLQMIRHGATHVFASKDSELTEEDITTILERGEKKTAEMNERLQKMGESSLRNFTMDTEMSLYNFEGEDYREKQKLSMMEWIEPPKRERKANYAVDAYFREALRVSEPKVPKAPRPPKQPNIQDFQFFPPRLFELLEKEILYYRKTIGYKVPRNPDLPNAAQVQKEEQKKIDESMPLNTEETEEKEKLLTQGFTNWNKRDFNQFIKANEKYGRDDIDNIAREVEGKSPEEVIEYSAVFWERCNELQDIERIMAQIERGEARIQRRISIKKALDAKIARYKAPFHQLRIQYGTNKGKNYTEEEDRFLICMLHKMGFDKENVYEELRQCVRNAPQFRFDWFIKSRTAMEFQRRCNTLISLIEKENMEIEEKERAEKKKRGAKVTASQKRKADLAAENSGKKDAKKVKS